The Gouania willdenowi chromosome 7, fGouWil2.1, whole genome shotgun sequence genome includes a window with the following:
- the LOC114466651 gene encoding YTH domain-containing family protein 1-like isoform X2, with the protein MSATSIDPQRSKGQASKVQNGSLHQKETVHDNDFEPYLTGQSTQNNSYQSMTDPYLSSYYAPSIGFPYPLSEAPWSTGGDPPIPYITPYGPLSNGDHHFMPDTVFGQPGGLGSSIYPHRFNFFPENPAFSAWGTSGSQGQQTQSSAYGGSYSYPPSSLGGTLVPDGQTGFHSDTLNKAPGMNSLEQGMVGLKIGGDVTGQGSGVKAVGSVIGGPVVAPTGNGATPIGMPPPKPTSWAAIASKPAKPQQLKTKVKPGMPNPGGALPPPPIKHNMNIGTWDKGPVTKVAPAPLQQQQALGLTHGMQPQPPMQPPPPQSLVQPQMQPMALQPQPPHHHHHHQHHQPPPQPYQNHTQPPQPQTRWIAPRNRNQGYGQGPVHDATGMMGVVGGGNNGPQTSASQGPGAESHPVLDKLRAAHSYNPKEFDWNLKNGRVFIIKSYSEDDIHRSIKYSIWCSTEHGNKRLDSAFRTMNSKGPVYLLFSVNGSGHFCGVAEMRSPVDYGTSAGVWAQDKWKGKFDVNWLFVKDVPNSQLRHIRLENNDNKPVTNSRDTQEVPLEKAKQVLKIIATYKHTTSIFDDFSHYEKRQEEEEEVRKTFEPAPIQSRSRLDQERQNRSKQ; encoded by the exons ATGTCTGCCACAAGCATTGACCCTCAG AGATCAAAGGGACAAGCATCAAAAG tgCAAAATGGTTCATTGCATCAGAAGGAGACTGTCCATGACAACGATTTTGAGCCGTACCTCACTGGTCAATCTACTCAG AACAACAGCTACCAGTCTATGACCGACCCCTACCTGTCCAGCTACTATGCTCCTTCCATTGGATTTCCATATCCCCTCAGTGAGGCACCCTGGTCCACAGGAGGGGACCCCCCTATTCCATACATCACCCCTTATGGACCCTTGAGTAATGGAGACCATCACTTTATGCCGGACACAGTGTTTGGACAGCCCGGGGGCCTGGGCAGCAGTATCTACCCCCATAGGTTTAACTTTTTCCCTGAAAACCCTGCCTTCTCTGCTTGGGGCACGAGTGGCTCTCAGGGCCAGCAGACTCAAAGTTCAGCCTACGGTGGCAGTTATAGCTACCCACCCAGCTCCCTCGGGGGCACCTTGGTGCCTGATGGTCAGACGGGCTTTCACAGTGACACCCTGAACAAAGCCCCTGGTATGAACAGCCTGGAGCAGGGCATGGTTGGTTTGAAGATTGGTGGCGATGTCACGGGTCAGGGTTCGGGGGTGAAGGCGGTGGGGTCTGTGATCGGGGGACCCGTGGTGGCACCGACTGGTAACGGAGCCACGCCTATCGGGATGCCACCACCCAAACCCACCTCCTGGGCTGCCATTGCCAGCAAACCTGCTAAGCCCCAGCAGCTGAAAACTAAGGTGAAGCCAGGGATGCCTAACCCAGGTGGGGCCCTCCCCCCACCACCCATTAAACACAACATGAACATTGGGACCTGGGACAAAGGCCCGGTGACTAAAGTAGCTCCAGCTcccctgcagcagcagcaagcTCTTGGCCTCACTCATGGCATGCAACCTCAACCCCCCATGCAGCCCCCACCTCCCCAGTCCTTAGTGCAACCCCAGATGCAGCCTATGGCCTTACAACCCCAACCcccacatcatcatcatcatcatcagcaccaCCAGCCCCCACCTCAACCCTACCAAAACCACACCCAGCCCCCCCAACCCCAAACCCGTTGGATCGCCCCTCGTAACCGCAACCAAGGCTACGGGCAGGGTCCCGTTCACGATGCTACTGGGATGATGGGTGTGGTTGGAGGGGGCAACAACGGCCCCCAGACGTCTGCCAGCCAGGGACCTGGTGCAGAGTCCCACCCTGTGCTGGATAAGCTGCGCGCCGCCCACAGCTACAACCCCAAGGAGTTCGACTGGAACCTGAAGAACGGCCGTGTTTTCATTATTAAGAGCTACTCCGAGGATGACATCCACCGCTCCATCAAGTACTCTATCTGGTGCAGCACGGAGCACGGCAACAAGCGACTGGACTCAGCTTTCAGAACCATGAACTCCAAAGGTCCCGTCTATTTGCTGTTCAGCGTTAATGGCAGTGGTCATTTCTGCGGTGTGGCAGAGATGCGTTCACCAGTGGACTATGGAACCAGTGCTGGTGTTTGGGCGCAGGACAAGTGGAAGGGCAAGTTTGACGTGAACTGGTTGTTTGTTAAGGACGTGCCTAATAGCCAGCTGCGCCACATTCGCCTGGAAAACAACGACAACAAGCCCGTCACCAACTCCCGTGACACCCAGGAGGTTCCTCTGGAAAAGGCCAAGCAGGTGCTGAAGATCATCGCCACCTACAAACACACCACCTCCATCTTTGATGATTTCTCCCATTACGAGAAGCggcaggaagaggaggaggaagttcgCAAG ACTTTTGAACCTGCTCCAATACAGAGCCGCTCTCGGTTGGATCAG GAGCGCCAAAACAGGAGTAAACAATAG
- the LOC114466651 gene encoding YTH domain-containing family protein 1-like isoform X1, whose product MTPLSDGPNRFRTGLTGAVYLRSKGQASKVQNGSLHQKETVHDNDFEPYLTGQSTQNNSYQSMTDPYLSSYYAPSIGFPYPLSEAPWSTGGDPPIPYITPYGPLSNGDHHFMPDTVFGQPGGLGSSIYPHRFNFFPENPAFSAWGTSGSQGQQTQSSAYGGSYSYPPSSLGGTLVPDGQTGFHSDTLNKAPGMNSLEQGMVGLKIGGDVTGQGSGVKAVGSVIGGPVVAPTGNGATPIGMPPPKPTSWAAIASKPAKPQQLKTKVKPGMPNPGGALPPPPIKHNMNIGTWDKGPVTKVAPAPLQQQQALGLTHGMQPQPPMQPPPPQSLVQPQMQPMALQPQPPHHHHHHQHHQPPPQPYQNHTQPPQPQTRWIAPRNRNQGYGQGPVHDATGMMGVVGGGNNGPQTSASQGPGAESHPVLDKLRAAHSYNPKEFDWNLKNGRVFIIKSYSEDDIHRSIKYSIWCSTEHGNKRLDSAFRTMNSKGPVYLLFSVNGSGHFCGVAEMRSPVDYGTSAGVWAQDKWKGKFDVNWLFVKDVPNSQLRHIRLENNDNKPVTNSRDTQEVPLEKAKQVLKIIATYKHTTSIFDDFSHYEKRQEEEEEVRKTFEPAPIQSRSRLDQERQNRSKQ is encoded by the exons ATGACGCCTCTGAGTGATGGTCCAAACCGTTTTCGCACTGGTTTAACTGGAGCTGTGTATTTG AGATCAAAGGGACAAGCATCAAAAG tgCAAAATGGTTCATTGCATCAGAAGGAGACTGTCCATGACAACGATTTTGAGCCGTACCTCACTGGTCAATCTACTCAG AACAACAGCTACCAGTCTATGACCGACCCCTACCTGTCCAGCTACTATGCTCCTTCCATTGGATTTCCATATCCCCTCAGTGAGGCACCCTGGTCCACAGGAGGGGACCCCCCTATTCCATACATCACCCCTTATGGACCCTTGAGTAATGGAGACCATCACTTTATGCCGGACACAGTGTTTGGACAGCCCGGGGGCCTGGGCAGCAGTATCTACCCCCATAGGTTTAACTTTTTCCCTGAAAACCCTGCCTTCTCTGCTTGGGGCACGAGTGGCTCTCAGGGCCAGCAGACTCAAAGTTCAGCCTACGGTGGCAGTTATAGCTACCCACCCAGCTCCCTCGGGGGCACCTTGGTGCCTGATGGTCAGACGGGCTTTCACAGTGACACCCTGAACAAAGCCCCTGGTATGAACAGCCTGGAGCAGGGCATGGTTGGTTTGAAGATTGGTGGCGATGTCACGGGTCAGGGTTCGGGGGTGAAGGCGGTGGGGTCTGTGATCGGGGGACCCGTGGTGGCACCGACTGGTAACGGAGCCACGCCTATCGGGATGCCACCACCCAAACCCACCTCCTGGGCTGCCATTGCCAGCAAACCTGCTAAGCCCCAGCAGCTGAAAACTAAGGTGAAGCCAGGGATGCCTAACCCAGGTGGGGCCCTCCCCCCACCACCCATTAAACACAACATGAACATTGGGACCTGGGACAAAGGCCCGGTGACTAAAGTAGCTCCAGCTcccctgcagcagcagcaagcTCTTGGCCTCACTCATGGCATGCAACCTCAACCCCCCATGCAGCCCCCACCTCCCCAGTCCTTAGTGCAACCCCAGATGCAGCCTATGGCCTTACAACCCCAACCcccacatcatcatcatcatcatcagcaccaCCAGCCCCCACCTCAACCCTACCAAAACCACACCCAGCCCCCCCAACCCCAAACCCGTTGGATCGCCCCTCGTAACCGCAACCAAGGCTACGGGCAGGGTCCCGTTCACGATGCTACTGGGATGATGGGTGTGGTTGGAGGGGGCAACAACGGCCCCCAGACGTCTGCCAGCCAGGGACCTGGTGCAGAGTCCCACCCTGTGCTGGATAAGCTGCGCGCCGCCCACAGCTACAACCCCAAGGAGTTCGACTGGAACCTGAAGAACGGCCGTGTTTTCATTATTAAGAGCTACTCCGAGGATGACATCCACCGCTCCATCAAGTACTCTATCTGGTGCAGCACGGAGCACGGCAACAAGCGACTGGACTCAGCTTTCAGAACCATGAACTCCAAAGGTCCCGTCTATTTGCTGTTCAGCGTTAATGGCAGTGGTCATTTCTGCGGTGTGGCAGAGATGCGTTCACCAGTGGACTATGGAACCAGTGCTGGTGTTTGGGCGCAGGACAAGTGGAAGGGCAAGTTTGACGTGAACTGGTTGTTTGTTAAGGACGTGCCTAATAGCCAGCTGCGCCACATTCGCCTGGAAAACAACGACAACAAGCCCGTCACCAACTCCCGTGACACCCAGGAGGTTCCTCTGGAAAAGGCCAAGCAGGTGCTGAAGATCATCGCCACCTACAAACACACCACCTCCATCTTTGATGATTTCTCCCATTACGAGAAGCggcaggaagaggaggaggaagttcgCAAG ACTTTTGAACCTGCTCCAATACAGAGCCGCTCTCGGTTGGATCAG GAGCGCCAAAACAGGAGTAAACAATAG